Proteins encoded by one window of Lutibacter sp. A64:
- a CDS encoding RNA polymerase sigma factor: MNKELEHKFISEFQEHQKIIHKVCSIYTNNQEAHNDLFQEITIQLWKAYPKFRGDSKLSTWMYRIGLNTAITLYRKSKRTIQTQDFDTVLHKIKATDYDSTEEDQLKLMYKAIHQLSDIDKALIFLYLEDKNYKEISETIGISEVNARVKMNRIKKRLKTILNP; the protein is encoded by the coding sequence GTGAATAAAGAACTAGAACATAAATTTATTTCCGAATTTCAAGAACATCAGAAAATCATACATAAAGTATGTAGTATTTATACAAACAATCAAGAAGCGCATAACGATTTATTTCAAGAAATTACAATTCAACTTTGGAAAGCATACCCAAAGTTTAGAGGCGATTCTAAATTAAGTACTTGGATGTATAGAATTGGATTAAATACAGCAATTACACTGTATAGAAAATCTAAACGAACCATACAAACTCAAGACTTTGATACTGTATTACACAAAATTAAAGCTACAGATTATGATAGTACTGAAGAAGATCAATTAAAGTTAATGTATAAAGCAATACACCAATTATCTGACATTGATAAAGCGCTAATATTCTTGTACTTAGAAGATAAAAACTATAAAGAAATATCTGAAACAATTGGTATTTCTGAAGTAAATGCACGAGTGAAAATGAACAGAATTAAAAAGCGGTTAAAAACAATATTAAATCCGTAA
- a CDS encoding DUF819 family protein: MDTTPFFTQDTIVFGILMLTLGFVFYTSSSENKFWKKFYKFIPALLMAYMLPAFFTTTGIISPEWQTVNEAGEITKHSSQLYYVASRFLLPAALVLMTLSIDLKAVFNLGPKALIMFLTGTAGIIIGGPIAILLVSLVSPETVGGAGPDAVWRGLSTLAGSWIGGGANQAAMLEIYHFNTKNYASFVIVDIVVANIWMAILLLGIGKSDKIDKWLKADTSAIETLKDKVSSYASKISRTPSLADFMVILGIAFVVVGASHWGANEMSNFLSTNFESVSDKTSAMSSFGSQFFWMITIATALGILLSFTKLKQYEGAGASKIGSVFIYILVVTIGMKMDLTQILDNPGLIVVGLIWMAIHVFLLILVAKLIRAPYFFLAVGSKANVGGAASAPVVAAAFHPSLATVGVLLAVFGYVVGTYGAMLTAELMRIVAP; encoded by the coding sequence ATGGATACTACACCTTTTTTTACACAAGACACAATTGTTTTTGGAATTTTAATGTTAACTCTTGGTTTTGTTTTTTATACATCTTCTAGTGAAAACAAATTTTGGAAAAAGTTTTATAAATTTATACCCGCCTTATTAATGGCATATATGCTCCCAGCATTTTTTACTACAACTGGTATAATTTCTCCCGAATGGCAAACAGTAAACGAAGCTGGTGAAATAACTAAGCATAGCTCTCAATTGTATTATGTAGCTAGTCGTTTTTTATTACCAGCAGCACTGGTTTTAATGACTTTAAGCATAGATTTAAAAGCTGTATTTAATTTAGGTCCAAAGGCGTTAATTATGTTTCTTACCGGAACAGCTGGAATTATAATTGGCGGACCAATTGCTATTTTATTAGTTTCTCTAGTTTCTCCAGAAACTGTAGGTGGTGCCGGACCAGATGCAGTTTGGAGAGGTTTATCTACCTTAGCAGGTAGTTGGATTGGTGGTGGTGCAAACCAAGCAGCAATGTTAGAAATTTACCATTTTAACACTAAAAATTATGCAAGTTTTGTAATTGTAGATATTGTTGTTGCAAATATTTGGATGGCAATTTTATTATTAGGGATTGGTAAATCTGATAAAATAGATAAATGGTTAAAAGCAGATACTTCAGCTATTGAAACTTTAAAAGATAAAGTTTCTAGTTATGCTTCTAAAATAAGTAGAACGCCTTCTTTAGCAGATTTTATGGTTATTTTAGGTATTGCTTTTGTTGTTGTTGGTGCATCGCATTGGGGAGCAAATGAAATGTCTAACTTTTTAAGTACTAATTTTGAATCTGTTAGTGACAAAACCTCTGCTATGTCTTCTTTTGGTTCTCAATTTTTCTGGATGATTACTATTGCTACAGCTTTAGGTATACTATTATCCTTTACAAAATTAAAACAATATGAAGGAGCTGGAGCTAGTAAAATAGGAAGTGTTTTTATATATATATTAGTAGTTACCATTGGTATGAAAATGGATTTAACCCAAATATTAGACAATCCAGGGTTAATTGTAGTAGGACTTATATGGATGGCTATTCACGTATTTTTATTAATACTTGTAGCAAAACTGATAAGAGCACCTTATTTCTTTTTAGCAGTTGGTAGTAAAGCAAATGTAGGAGGTGCAGCCTCTGCTCCTGTTGTTGCTGCCGCTTTTCACCCATCTTTAGCTACAGTAGGTGTTTTATTAGCTGTTTTTGGGTATGTTGTTGGTACTTACGGAGCAATGCTTACTGCAGAATTAATGAGAATTGTTGCCCCATAA
- a CDS encoding DUF4369 domain-containing protein, whose protein sequence is MKKIISYILLVSLFISCEKNKSGNMIVNVDINGLKKGTVYLQKFVDTSLVAVDSAKINGVSNFVLVDDVTSPEMYFLTLDKKEYEKIPFFGEKGTLTITSKLEKLLLSAKISGSQNQDLLEEYKSMIQQFRGKELDFFKERFDAQRNNDEALVTKLDSDQENLTKRKYLYTTNFALQHKDKEIAPYIALTELHNANIMLLDTINKSLSKEIKTSKYGLELDKFISEIKDND, encoded by the coding sequence ATGAAAAAAATAATTTCTTATATTCTACTTGTTAGCCTTTTTATTTCTTGTGAAAAGAATAAAAGCGGAAATATGATAGTAAATGTAGACATAAATGGTTTAAAAAAAGGAACCGTTTATTTACAAAAATTTGTAGACACCTCTTTAGTTGCTGTAGATTCTGCTAAAATTAACGGTGTTAGTAATTTTGTTTTAGTTGATGATGTTACATCTCCAGAAATGTATTTTTTAACACTCGATAAAAAAGAATATGAAAAAATCCCTTTCTTTGGAGAAAAAGGAACACTTACAATTACTTCTAAATTAGAAAAATTACTTTTATCAGCTAAAATAAGCGGTTCACAAAACCAAGACTTATTAGAGGAATATAAGTCAATGATTCAACAATTTAGAGGAAAAGAATTAGATTTTTTTAAAGAAAGGTTTGATGCTCAAAGAAACAATGATGAAGCTTTAGTTACTAAATTAGATAGTGACCAAGAAAATTTAACTAAACGCAAGTATTTATATACCACAAATTTTGCTTTACAACATAAAGATAAAGAAATAGCACCATATATTGCTTTAACCGAATTACACAATGCCAATATTATGCTATTAGATACCATAAACAAATCTTTATCTAAAGAGATAAAAACTTCTAAATACGGATTAGAACTAGATAAATTTATTTCTGAAATTAAAGATAATGACTAA
- a CDS encoding S46 family peptidase: protein MRNIKFYVLLAIAFISLNSVAQVSKEVDTRDIQGGMWIPSLLEGMNAEEMAQLGMKMSVKDIYDVNNSSLKDAIAHFGGGCTSEIISPNGLLLTNHHCGYGVIQSHSSVENDYLKDGFWAMNYSEELPNESLSATFIKRIDDVTDAVFVGVTDTMNEAEKMKIINQNILKVNKEVEKEAWQESYVRSFFKGNQYLLFVTEVFTDVRLVGAPPTSIGKFGADTDNWMWPRHTGDFSLFRVYADANNRPAAYSKDNVPYKPNHYLPISLDGVEENDFTLVFGFPGRTNEYLPAIGVDQIVNVLNPAKIEIRENALKIVDSYMRKDDAIKIKYASKFASIANYWKKWIGESQGINQTHAIEKKQELEKEFSKIVEEKDLVGYKTLLSDFEKLYKEIESVSLARDYWIETAYRNVELLGVTFNAFQLEQVYLRGGEAAFSSRRDAIIKSLEGKFKNYSAEVDKPVFEKLVKLYADKSPKEFLPSNMVNVDFTALTSQIYASSKLTSLEGVTELLSGTAEEVIKKLNEDKAYQFGKELHTVFYTKIEPKFQQLNLEIEAVQKKYMKALMEVFPNKRFFPDANSTLRVNYGLVQGYSPKDGVTYTTQTFLKGVMEKYKPGDYEFDVPQKLQDLYNTKDYGQYGENGKMPVNLLSTNHMTGGNSGSPVVDASGNLIGLAFDTTWEGTMSDLYFDADIVRSIMVDIRYVLFIIDKYAGATNLIEELKIVHPKK from the coding sequence ATGAGAAATATTAAATTTTATGTGTTATTAGCGATAGCTTTTATATCGTTAAATTCAGTTGCGCAAGTATCAAAAGAAGTTGATACACGTGATATACAAGGAGGAATGTGGATTCCTTCGTTGTTAGAAGGAATGAATGCCGAAGAAATGGCTCAATTGGGAATGAAAATGTCTGTAAAAGATATTTATGATGTAAATAACTCTAGTTTAAAAGATGCTATAGCACATTTTGGTGGAGGTTGTACTTCAGAAATTATATCTCCAAACGGATTGCTGTTAACAAACCACCATTGTGGTTACGGTGTAATTCAATCGCATTCATCGGTTGAAAATGATTACTTAAAAGATGGTTTTTGGGCAATGAATTATAGTGAAGAGTTGCCAAATGAAAGTTTAAGCGCAACTTTTATTAAAAGAATTGATGATGTAACAGACGCAGTTTTTGTTGGAGTAACTGATACTATGAATGAGGCTGAAAAAATGAAAATTATTAACCAAAATATTTTAAAAGTTAATAAAGAAGTTGAAAAAGAAGCTTGGCAAGAATCTTATGTAAGATCATTTTTTAAAGGAAATCAATATTTATTATTCGTAACAGAAGTATTTACCGATGTTCGTTTGGTTGGAGCACCTCCAACATCAATTGGTAAATTTGGTGCAGATACAGATAATTGGATGTGGCCTCGTCATACAGGAGATTTTTCATTATTTAGAGTATATGCCGATGCTAATAATAGACCAGCAGCATATTCAAAAGATAATGTGCCTTATAAACCAAATCATTATTTACCAATCTCTTTAGATGGTGTTGAAGAAAATGATTTTACCTTAGTTTTTGGTTTTCCAGGAAGAACAAACGAATATTTACCAGCAATTGGTGTAGATCAAATTGTTAATGTATTAAATCCTGCTAAAATTGAAATTAGAGAAAATGCTTTAAAAATTGTTGATTCTTATATGAGAAAAGATGATGCAATTAAAATTAAATATGCATCTAAATTTGCTTCAATAGCTAATTATTGGAAAAAATGGATTGGAGAGAGTCAAGGAATCAATCAAACACATGCTATAGAGAAAAAACAAGAATTAGAAAAAGAATTTTCTAAAATTGTTGAAGAAAAAGATTTAGTAGGTTATAAAACATTGCTATCAGATTTTGAAAAACTATATAAAGAAATTGAAAGTGTTTCTTTAGCACGTGATTATTGGATTGAAACAGCTTATAGAAATGTAGAATTGTTAGGTGTTACTTTTAACGCTTTTCAATTAGAACAAGTATATTTAAGAGGTGGAGAAGCAGCTTTTTCAAGTAGAAGAGATGCTATTATAAAGAGTTTAGAAGGTAAATTTAAAAATTATAGCGCAGAGGTTGATAAACCAGTATTTGAAAAATTGGTAAAATTGTATGCCGATAAATCTCCAAAAGAATTTTTACCATCAAATATGGTAAATGTAGATTTTACTGCGTTAACAAGTCAAATTTATGCAAGCTCTAAATTAACTTCGTTAGAAGGAGTTACAGAATTGTTATCTGGTACAGCTGAAGAAGTTATTAAAAAATTGAACGAAGATAAAGCTTATCAGTTTGGAAAAGAATTACATACTGTTTTTTATACTAAAATAGAGCCTAAATTTCAACAGTTAAATTTAGAAATTGAAGCAGTTCAAAAAAAATATATGAAGGCTTTAATGGAAGTATTTCCAAACAAACGTTTTTTTCCAGATGCTAATAGTACTTTAAGAGTTAATTATGGTTTAGTTCAAGGTTACAGTCCAAAAGATGGTGTTACCTATACCACTCAAACCTTTTTAAAAGGTGTAATGGAAAAATATAAACCAGGTGATTATGAATTTGATGTACCTCAAAAACTACAGGATTTATACAATACTAAAGATTATGGTCAGTATGGCGAAAATGGTAAAATGCCAGTAAATTTATTGTCAACAAACCATATGACAGGTGGAAACTCAGGGAGTCCAGTTGTAGATGCAAGTGGTAATCTAATAGGTTTAGCTTTTGACACTACTTGGGAAGGAACTATGAGTGATTTATATTTTGATGCAGATATTGTAAGAAGTATTATGGTAGATATACGTTATGTATTATTTATAATAGACAAATATGCTGGAGCTACAAATTTAATTGAAGAATTAAAGATTGTGCATCCAAAAAAATAA
- a CDS encoding S46 family peptidase — protein sequence MKYIKLYFLLALLLVVSCKTVQETTESEISKVTSETVVDTREIQGGMWIPSLLEGVNETEMQLLGSKLTAKDIYDVNNSSLKDAIVHFNGGCTSEIISPNGLLLTNHHCGYGAIQSHSSVDHDYLKNGFWAKSYDEELANPGMSVTFIKRIDDVTEAVFAGVTSDMDEASKMKLINQNILKVNKNVQKETWQNSNVKAFYKGNQYLLFITEEFKDVRMVGAPPSSIGKFGADTDNWMWPRHTGDFSLFRIYADANNRPAPYSEDNVPYKPNHYLPISLDGVEEGDFTLVFGFPGSTNEYLPAVAVDQIVNVLNPAKIEIRENALKVIDTYMRTDPAIKIKYASKYASTANYWKKWIGENQGIEKSKAIEQKRALEADFSKIVAAKDLENYSTLLSDFEKLYKEIESVSLARDYWMEVAYRNVELLGITFRAFQVEQAYLRGGEQGFENAKNAILRRLEGTYKNYSPVVDKPVFEKLVALYAEKAPKAYSPSNLEGLNYSELANTIYANSKLTTLQGAQELLSGSPEEAIKKLNEDVAYNFGKEFHATFFNKIEPKFQQLNLELEAVQKQYMKGLMEVFPNKRFFPDANSTLRVTYGQVSGYEPRDGVYYNTTTYLEGVMEKFVPNDYEFDVPQKLQDLYDAKDFGIYAENGKMPVNFIGTNHTTGGNSGSPAIDANGNLIGLNFDRVWEGTMSDYNYDADICRNIMVDIRYVLFIVDKYAGAKNLIEEMTLVHPKQQ from the coding sequence ATGAAATATATAAAACTCTATTTTTTATTAGCTTTATTATTAGTGGTTTCTTGTAAAACTGTTCAAGAAACAACGGAATCTGAAATTAGTAAGGTAACAAGCGAAACAGTTGTTGATACTCGAGAAATACAAGGAGGGATGTGGATTCCTTCATTGTTAGAAGGGGTTAACGAAACCGAAATGCAACTGTTAGGAAGTAAATTAACAGCAAAAGATATTTATGATGTAAATAATTCAAGTTTAAAAGATGCCATTGTTCATTTTAATGGTGGTTGTACTTCAGAAATTATTTCACCAAACGGATTGCTATTAACAAATCATCATTGTGGCTACGGAGCAATTCAATCACACTCTTCTGTAGATCACGATTATTTAAAAAATGGATTTTGGGCAAAAAGCTATGATGAAGAATTAGCAAACCCAGGTATGTCTGTTACTTTTATTAAAAGAATTGATGATGTAACTGAAGCAGTTTTTGCTGGTGTTACTAGCGATATGGATGAAGCTTCTAAAATGAAGTTAATCAATCAGAATATTTTAAAAGTAAATAAAAATGTTCAAAAAGAAACTTGGCAAAATTCAAATGTTAAAGCGTTTTACAAAGGAAATCAATATTTATTATTTATTACCGAAGAATTTAAAGATGTACGTATGGTAGGAGCACCACCATCATCTATTGGTAAGTTTGGAGCAGATACAGATAACTGGATGTGGCCTCGCCATACAGGAGATTTTTCATTATTTAGAATTTATGCCGATGCAAATAACAGACCTGCACCATATTCAGAAGATAATGTACCTTACAAGCCAAACCATTATTTACCAATTTCTTTAGATGGTGTTGAAGAAGGCGATTTTACGTTGGTTTTTGGTTTTCCAGGAAGCACAAACGAGTATTTACCAGCAGTTGCAGTAGATCAAATTGTTAATGTTTTAAATCCTGCAAAAATAGAAATACGTGAAAATGCATTAAAAGTTATAGACACTTATATGCGTACAGATCCTGCAATAAAAATTAAATATGCTTCAAAATATGCTTCAACAGCAAATTATTGGAAAAAATGGATAGGTGAAAATCAAGGTATTGAAAAATCTAAAGCAATTGAACAAAAAAGAGCATTAGAAGCAGATTTTTCTAAAATAGTAGCAGCTAAAGATTTAGAAAACTATTCAACTTTATTATCTGATTTTGAAAAATTATACAAAGAAATTGAAAGTGTTTCTTTAGCACGTGATTACTGGATGGAAGTGGCTTATAGAAATGTAGAATTATTAGGAATTACTTTTAGAGCTTTTCAAGTAGAACAAGCTTATTTAAGAGGAGGTGAGCAAGGTTTTGAGAATGCAAAAAATGCAATTTTAAGAAGATTAGAAGGTACTTATAAAAATTACAGCCCTGTTGTAGATAAACCAGTTTTTGAAAAATTAGTTGCTTTATATGCTGAAAAAGCACCAAAAGCATACAGTCCATCAAATTTAGAAGGTCTTAATTATTCAGAATTAGCAAACACAATATATGCTAACTCAAAATTAACCACTTTACAAGGAGCTCAAGAATTATTATCTGGGTCTCCAGAGGAAGCAATTAAAAAGTTAAATGAAGATGTTGCTTATAATTTCGGGAAAGAATTTCACGCTACTTTTTTCAATAAAATAGAACCTAAATTTCAACAATTAAATTTAGAATTAGAAGCTGTTCAAAAACAATATATGAAAGGATTAATGGAAGTTTTTCCTAACAAACGCTTTTTTCCAGATGCAAATAGTACGTTGCGTGTAACTTACGGTCAGGTTAGTGGGTACGAACCTAGAGACGGTGTGTATTACAATACAACAACTTATTTAGAAGGTGTTATGGAAAAATTTGTGCCAAATGATTATGAATTTGATGTTCCTCAGAAATTACAAGATTTATATGACGCTAAAGATTTTGGTATTTATGCTGAAAATGGAAAAATGCCAGTAAATTTTATTGGAACTAATCATACTACAGGTGGTAATTCTGGAAGTCCAGCAATTGATGCTAATGGAAATTTAATAGGTTTAAACTTCGATAGAGTTTGGGAAGGAACTATGAGTGATTATAATTATGATGCAGATATTTGCAGAAATATAATGGTAGATATTCGTTACGTGTTATTTATTGTTGATAAATATGCAGGTGCCAAAAACTTAATAGAGGAAATGACATTAGTACATCCAAAACAACAATAA